In Papio anubis isolate 15944 chromosome 20, Panubis1.0, whole genome shotgun sequence, a single window of DNA contains:
- the ZNF112 gene encoding zinc finger protein 112 isoform X2 → MTKFQEMVTFKDVAVVFTEEELGLLDSVQRKLYRDVMLENFRNLLLVAHQPFKPDLISQLEREEKLLMVETETPKDGCSGRKNQQKMESIQEVTVSYLSPKELSSCQTWQQSAGGLIRCQDFLKVFQGKNSQLQEQGDSLCQVWAGIPVQISEDENYILTHIGNGSNYIKSQEYPSWRAHHSWRKMYLKESCNYQCRCQQISMKNNFCKCDSVSWISHHNDKLEVHRKENYSCHDCGEDIVKVSLFNQDSIQTEETPYPCTGYRKAFNNDSSSEVHQQFHLKGKPYTYSSHGKGCSYSSLLHIHQNIQREDDIENSHLKSYQRVHTEEKPCKCSEYGGNFNHYSPLNTYELIHTGEMSYRRNIYEKAFSHSLDLNSIFRVHTRDEPHECEENENVFNQSSCLQVHQKIHTEEKLYTDVEYGKSFICSSNLDIQHRVHMEENSYNSEECGNGFSLASHFQDLQIVHTKEQPYKRYVCGNSFSHNLYLQGHPKIHIGEKPHKECGNSFNWSSKLKDHQRVHTGQKPYKCNICGKGFNHRSVLNVHQRVHTGEKPYKCEECDKGFSRSSYLQAHQRVHTGEKPYKCEECGKGFSRNSYLQGHQRVHTGEKPYKCEECGKGFSRSSHLQGHQRVHTGEKPFKCEECGKGFSWSFNLQIHQRVHTGEKPYKCEECGKGFSKASTLLAHQRVHTGEKPYQCDECGKSFSQRSYLQSHQSVHSGERPYICEVCGKGFSQRAYLQGHQRVHTRVKPYKCEMCGKGFSQSSRLEAHRRVHTGGKPYKCEVCTKGFSESSRLQAHQRVHAEGRPYKCEQCGKGFSGYSSLQAHHRVHTGEKPYKCEVCGKGFSQRSNLQAHQRVHTGEKPYKCDACGKGFRWSSGLLIHQRVHTSDKFYRSEDFGKDYPSSENLHRNEDSVLF, encoded by the exons CACATCAGCCCTTCAAGCCAGACCTAATATCCCAgttggagagagaagaaaagcttTTGATGGTGGAGACGGAAACCCCAAAAGATGGGTGTTCAG GAAGGAAGAATCAACAAAAGATGGAGAGTATTCAGGAAGTAACAGTAAGCTACCTTTCCCCCAAAGAGCTTTCCTCCTGTCAGACCTGGCAACAAAGTGCAGGTGGGTTAATCAGGTGTCAAGATTTCTTGAAAGTTTTTCAAGGGAAGAATTCTCAGTTGCAAGAACAAGGTGATTCCCTCTGCCAGGTTTGGGCAGGAATACCAGTTCAGATTTCTGAAGATGAGAACTATATATTGACTCATATAGGGAATGGCTCCAATTATATAAAAAGTCAAGAGTATCCATCTTGGAGGGCACATCATTCTTGGAGAAAAATGTATCTGAAAGAGTCATGTAATTATCAGTGTAGATGTCAGCAAATTtccatgaaaaataatttctgtaagtGTGACAGCGTCAGTTGGATCTCACATCACAATGATAAACTGGAagtacacagaaaagaaaactacagctgCCATGACTGTGGAGAAGATATCGTGAAGGTATCATTATTTAATCAGGATTCAATTCAAACAGAGGAGACGCCCTATCCATGTACTGGGTATAGAAAAGCCTTCAATAATGACTCCAGCTCTGAAGTTCATCAGCAGTTCCATTTGAAAGGGAAGCCCTATACATACAGTTCACATGGAAAGGGCTGTAGTTATAGTTCACTTCTTCACATTCATCAAAATATTCAGAGAGAAGATGATATTGAGAATTCACATCTGAAATCCTATCAGAGAGTGCATACAGAGGAGAAACCATGCAAATGTAGTGAGTATGGTGGGAATTTCAATCACTATTCCCCTCTTAACACTTATGAACTTATCCACACAGGTGAGATGTCCTATAGGCGCAACATTTATGAGAAAGCCTTCAGTCATAGCTTAGACCTTAATAGTATTTTTAGGGTCCATACTAGGGATGAACCCCATGAATGTGAGGAAAATGAGAATGTCTTTAATCAGAGTTCATGTCTTCAAGTCCATCAAAAAATCCACACTGAAGAGAAACTATACACAGATGTAGAGTATGGAAAGAGTTTCATTTGTAGTTCAAATCTTGACATTCAGCATAGGGTTCATATGGAAGAGAATTCCTACAATTCTGAGGAGTGTGGTAATGGCTTCAGTCTGGCCTCACATTTTCAAGACCTTCAGATAGTGCACACCAAGGAACAACCATATAAACGCTATGTGTGTGGTAACAGCTTCAGCCATAATTTGTATCTTCAAGGTCATCCAAAAATTCACATTGGAGAGAAACCACATAAGGAGTGTGGGAATAGCTTCAACTGGAGCTCAAAACTTAAAGATCATCAGAGAGTCCACACTGGACAGAAGCCATACAAATGCAATATATGCGGCAAAGGTTTCAATCATAGATCAGTTCTAAACGTTCATCAGAGAgtccacacaggagagaaaccttatAAATGTGAGGAATGTGATAAGGGATTCAGTCGGAGTTCATATCTTCAAGCCCATCAGAGAGtacacactggagaaaaaccttaTAAATGTGAGGAATGTGGGAAGGGGTTCAGTCGAAATTCATACCTTCAAGGCCATcagagagttcacactggagaaaaaccataCAAGTGTGAGGAGTGTGGGAAGGGCTTCAGTCGGAGTTCACACCTTCAAGGCCATCAGAGAgtccacactggagaaaaaccatTCAAATGTGAGGAGTGTGGGAAGGGGTTCAGTTGGAGCTTTAATCTTCAAATTCATCAGAGGGTTCACACAGGGgaaaaaccctataaatgtgaagaatgtggtaaAGGCTTCAGTAAGGCCTCAACACTTTTGGCCCATCAGAGGGTCCACACGGGAGAGAAGCCATACCAATGTGATGAGTGTGGTAAGAGTTTCAGTCAGAGATCATACCTTCAAAGTCATCAGAGTGTCCATTCTGGAGAAAGACCATATATATGTGAGGTATGTGGAAAGGGCTTCAGTCAGAGAGCATATCTTCAAGGTCATCAGAGAGTCCACACTAGAGTGAAACCGTATAAGTGTGAGATGTGTGGGAAGGGCTTTAGTCAGAGTTCACGCCTTGAAGCACATCGGAGGGTTCACACAGGAGggaaaccatacaaatgtgagGTGTGTACAAAGGGTTTCAGTGAGAGCTCACGCCTTCAAGCACACCAAAGGGTTCATGCAGAAGGGAGACCCTATAAATGTGAACAGTGTGGTAAGGGTTTCAGTGGGTATTCAAGTCTTCAAGCCCATCACAGAGtccacactggggagaaaccatacaaatgtgagGTATGTGGAAAGGGCTTCAGTCAGAGATCAAATCTTCAGGCTCATCAGAGAgtccacacaggagagaaaccatacaaatgtgaTGCATGTGGTAAGGGTTTCCGTTGGAGCTCAGGTCTTCTGATTCATCAAAGAGTCCATACTAGTGATAAATTCTATAGAAGTGAAGACTTTGGTAAGGACTACCCTTCATCAGAGAATCTACACAGAAATGaagattctgttttgttttga
- the ZNF112 gene encoding zinc finger protein 112 isoform X3 has product MVTFKDVAVVFTEEELGLLDSVQRKLYRDVMLENFRNLLLVAHQPFKPDLISQLEREEKLLMVETETPKDGCSGRKNQQKMESIQEVTVSYLSPKELSSCQTWQQSAGGLIRCQDFLKVFQGKNSQLQEQGDSLCQVWAGIPVQISEDENYILTHIGNGSNYIKSQEYPSWRAHHSWRKMYLKESCNYQCRCQQISMKNNFCKCDSVSWISHHNDKLEVHRKENYSCHDCGEDIVKVSLFNQDSIQTEETPYPCTGYRKAFNNDSSSEVHQQFHLKGKPYTYSSHGKGCSYSSLLHIHQNIQREDDIENSHLKSYQRVHTEEKPCKCSEYGGNFNHYSPLNTYELIHTGEMSYRRNIYEKAFSHSLDLNSIFRVHTRDEPHECEENENVFNQSSCLQVHQKIHTEEKLYTDVEYGKSFICSSNLDIQHRVHMEENSYNSEECGNGFSLASHFQDLQIVHTKEQPYKRYVCGNSFSHNLYLQGHPKIHIGEKPHKECGNSFNWSSKLKDHQRVHTGQKPYKCNICGKGFNHRSVLNVHQRVHTGEKPYKCEECDKGFSRSSYLQAHQRVHTGEKPYKCEECGKGFSRNSYLQGHQRVHTGEKPYKCEECGKGFSRSSHLQGHQRVHTGEKPFKCEECGKGFSWSFNLQIHQRVHTGEKPYKCEECGKGFSKASTLLAHQRVHTGEKPYQCDECGKSFSQRSYLQSHQSVHSGERPYICEVCGKGFSQRAYLQGHQRVHTRVKPYKCEMCGKGFSQSSRLEAHRRVHTGGKPYKCEVCTKGFSESSRLQAHQRVHAEGRPYKCEQCGKGFSGYSSLQAHHRVHTGEKPYKCEVCGKGFSQRSNLQAHQRVHTGEKPYKCDACGKGFRWSSGLLIHQRVHTSDKFYRSEDFGKDYPSSENLHRNEDSVLF; this is encoded by the exons CACATCAGCCCTTCAAGCCAGACCTAATATCCCAgttggagagagaagaaaagcttTTGATGGTGGAGACGGAAACCCCAAAAGATGGGTGTTCAG GAAGGAAGAATCAACAAAAGATGGAGAGTATTCAGGAAGTAACAGTAAGCTACCTTTCCCCCAAAGAGCTTTCCTCCTGTCAGACCTGGCAACAAAGTGCAGGTGGGTTAATCAGGTGTCAAGATTTCTTGAAAGTTTTTCAAGGGAAGAATTCTCAGTTGCAAGAACAAGGTGATTCCCTCTGCCAGGTTTGGGCAGGAATACCAGTTCAGATTTCTGAAGATGAGAACTATATATTGACTCATATAGGGAATGGCTCCAATTATATAAAAAGTCAAGAGTATCCATCTTGGAGGGCACATCATTCTTGGAGAAAAATGTATCTGAAAGAGTCATGTAATTATCAGTGTAGATGTCAGCAAATTtccatgaaaaataatttctgtaagtGTGACAGCGTCAGTTGGATCTCACATCACAATGATAAACTGGAagtacacagaaaagaaaactacagctgCCATGACTGTGGAGAAGATATCGTGAAGGTATCATTATTTAATCAGGATTCAATTCAAACAGAGGAGACGCCCTATCCATGTACTGGGTATAGAAAAGCCTTCAATAATGACTCCAGCTCTGAAGTTCATCAGCAGTTCCATTTGAAAGGGAAGCCCTATACATACAGTTCACATGGAAAGGGCTGTAGTTATAGTTCACTTCTTCACATTCATCAAAATATTCAGAGAGAAGATGATATTGAGAATTCACATCTGAAATCCTATCAGAGAGTGCATACAGAGGAGAAACCATGCAAATGTAGTGAGTATGGTGGGAATTTCAATCACTATTCCCCTCTTAACACTTATGAACTTATCCACACAGGTGAGATGTCCTATAGGCGCAACATTTATGAGAAAGCCTTCAGTCATAGCTTAGACCTTAATAGTATTTTTAGGGTCCATACTAGGGATGAACCCCATGAATGTGAGGAAAATGAGAATGTCTTTAATCAGAGTTCATGTCTTCAAGTCCATCAAAAAATCCACACTGAAGAGAAACTATACACAGATGTAGAGTATGGAAAGAGTTTCATTTGTAGTTCAAATCTTGACATTCAGCATAGGGTTCATATGGAAGAGAATTCCTACAATTCTGAGGAGTGTGGTAATGGCTTCAGTCTGGCCTCACATTTTCAAGACCTTCAGATAGTGCACACCAAGGAACAACCATATAAACGCTATGTGTGTGGTAACAGCTTCAGCCATAATTTGTATCTTCAAGGTCATCCAAAAATTCACATTGGAGAGAAACCACATAAGGAGTGTGGGAATAGCTTCAACTGGAGCTCAAAACTTAAAGATCATCAGAGAGTCCACACTGGACAGAAGCCATACAAATGCAATATATGCGGCAAAGGTTTCAATCATAGATCAGTTCTAAACGTTCATCAGAGAgtccacacaggagagaaaccttatAAATGTGAGGAATGTGATAAGGGATTCAGTCGGAGTTCATATCTTCAAGCCCATCAGAGAGtacacactggagaaaaaccttaTAAATGTGAGGAATGTGGGAAGGGGTTCAGTCGAAATTCATACCTTCAAGGCCATcagagagttcacactggagaaaaaccataCAAGTGTGAGGAGTGTGGGAAGGGCTTCAGTCGGAGTTCACACCTTCAAGGCCATCAGAGAgtccacactggagaaaaaccatTCAAATGTGAGGAGTGTGGGAAGGGGTTCAGTTGGAGCTTTAATCTTCAAATTCATCAGAGGGTTCACACAGGGgaaaaaccctataaatgtgaagaatgtggtaaAGGCTTCAGTAAGGCCTCAACACTTTTGGCCCATCAGAGGGTCCACACGGGAGAGAAGCCATACCAATGTGATGAGTGTGGTAAGAGTTTCAGTCAGAGATCATACCTTCAAAGTCATCAGAGTGTCCATTCTGGAGAAAGACCATATATATGTGAGGTATGTGGAAAGGGCTTCAGTCAGAGAGCATATCTTCAAGGTCATCAGAGAGTCCACACTAGAGTGAAACCGTATAAGTGTGAGATGTGTGGGAAGGGCTTTAGTCAGAGTTCACGCCTTGAAGCACATCGGAGGGTTCACACAGGAGggaaaccatacaaatgtgagGTGTGTACAAAGGGTTTCAGTGAGAGCTCACGCCTTCAAGCACACCAAAGGGTTCATGCAGAAGGGAGACCCTATAAATGTGAACAGTGTGGTAAGGGTTTCAGTGGGTATTCAAGTCTTCAAGCCCATCACAGAGtccacactggggagaaaccatacaaatgtgagGTATGTGGAAAGGGCTTCAGTCAGAGATCAAATCTTCAGGCTCATCAGAGAgtccacacaggagagaaaccatacaaatgtgaTGCATGTGGTAAGGGTTTCCGTTGGAGCTCAGGTCTTCTGATTCATCAAAGAGTCCATACTAGTGATAAATTCTATAGAAGTGAAGACTTTGGTAAGGACTACCCTTCATCAGAGAATCTACACAGAAATGaagattctgttttgttttga
- the ZNF112 gene encoding zinc finger protein 112 isoform X4, giving the protein MVETETPKDGCSGRKNQQKMESIQEVTVSYLSPKELSSCQTWQQSAGGLIRCQDFLKVFQGKNSQLQEQGDSLCQVWAGIPVQISEDENYILTHIGNGSNYIKSQEYPSWRAHHSWRKMYLKESCNYQCRCQQISMKNNFCKCDSVSWISHHNDKLEVHRKENYSCHDCGEDIVKVSLFNQDSIQTEETPYPCTGYRKAFNNDSSSEVHQQFHLKGKPYTYSSHGKGCSYSSLLHIHQNIQREDDIENSHLKSYQRVHTEEKPCKCSEYGGNFNHYSPLNTYELIHTGEMSYRRNIYEKAFSHSLDLNSIFRVHTRDEPHECEENENVFNQSSCLQVHQKIHTEEKLYTDVEYGKSFICSSNLDIQHRVHMEENSYNSEECGNGFSLASHFQDLQIVHTKEQPYKRYVCGNSFSHNLYLQGHPKIHIGEKPHKECGNSFNWSSKLKDHQRVHTGQKPYKCNICGKGFNHRSVLNVHQRVHTGEKPYKCEECDKGFSRSSYLQAHQRVHTGEKPYKCEECGKGFSRNSYLQGHQRVHTGEKPYKCEECGKGFSRSSHLQGHQRVHTGEKPFKCEECGKGFSWSFNLQIHQRVHTGEKPYKCEECGKGFSKASTLLAHQRVHTGEKPYQCDECGKSFSQRSYLQSHQSVHSGERPYICEVCGKGFSQRAYLQGHQRVHTRVKPYKCEMCGKGFSQSSRLEAHRRVHTGGKPYKCEVCTKGFSESSRLQAHQRVHAEGRPYKCEQCGKGFSGYSSLQAHHRVHTGEKPYKCEVCGKGFSQRSNLQAHQRVHTGEKPYKCDACGKGFRWSSGLLIHQRVHTSDKFYRSEDFGKDYPSSENLHRNEDSVLF; this is encoded by the exons ATGGTGGAGACGGAAACCCCAAAAGATGGGTGTTCAG GAAGGAAGAATCAACAAAAGATGGAGAGTATTCAGGAAGTAACAGTAAGCTACCTTTCCCCCAAAGAGCTTTCCTCCTGTCAGACCTGGCAACAAAGTGCAGGTGGGTTAATCAGGTGTCAAGATTTCTTGAAAGTTTTTCAAGGGAAGAATTCTCAGTTGCAAGAACAAGGTGATTCCCTCTGCCAGGTTTGGGCAGGAATACCAGTTCAGATTTCTGAAGATGAGAACTATATATTGACTCATATAGGGAATGGCTCCAATTATATAAAAAGTCAAGAGTATCCATCTTGGAGGGCACATCATTCTTGGAGAAAAATGTATCTGAAAGAGTCATGTAATTATCAGTGTAGATGTCAGCAAATTtccatgaaaaataatttctgtaagtGTGACAGCGTCAGTTGGATCTCACATCACAATGATAAACTGGAagtacacagaaaagaaaactacagctgCCATGACTGTGGAGAAGATATCGTGAAGGTATCATTATTTAATCAGGATTCAATTCAAACAGAGGAGACGCCCTATCCATGTACTGGGTATAGAAAAGCCTTCAATAATGACTCCAGCTCTGAAGTTCATCAGCAGTTCCATTTGAAAGGGAAGCCCTATACATACAGTTCACATGGAAAGGGCTGTAGTTATAGTTCACTTCTTCACATTCATCAAAATATTCAGAGAGAAGATGATATTGAGAATTCACATCTGAAATCCTATCAGAGAGTGCATACAGAGGAGAAACCATGCAAATGTAGTGAGTATGGTGGGAATTTCAATCACTATTCCCCTCTTAACACTTATGAACTTATCCACACAGGTGAGATGTCCTATAGGCGCAACATTTATGAGAAAGCCTTCAGTCATAGCTTAGACCTTAATAGTATTTTTAGGGTCCATACTAGGGATGAACCCCATGAATGTGAGGAAAATGAGAATGTCTTTAATCAGAGTTCATGTCTTCAAGTCCATCAAAAAATCCACACTGAAGAGAAACTATACACAGATGTAGAGTATGGAAAGAGTTTCATTTGTAGTTCAAATCTTGACATTCAGCATAGGGTTCATATGGAAGAGAATTCCTACAATTCTGAGGAGTGTGGTAATGGCTTCAGTCTGGCCTCACATTTTCAAGACCTTCAGATAGTGCACACCAAGGAACAACCATATAAACGCTATGTGTGTGGTAACAGCTTCAGCCATAATTTGTATCTTCAAGGTCATCCAAAAATTCACATTGGAGAGAAACCACATAAGGAGTGTGGGAATAGCTTCAACTGGAGCTCAAAACTTAAAGATCATCAGAGAGTCCACACTGGACAGAAGCCATACAAATGCAATATATGCGGCAAAGGTTTCAATCATAGATCAGTTCTAAACGTTCATCAGAGAgtccacacaggagagaaaccttatAAATGTGAGGAATGTGATAAGGGATTCAGTCGGAGTTCATATCTTCAAGCCCATCAGAGAGtacacactggagaaaaaccttaTAAATGTGAGGAATGTGGGAAGGGGTTCAGTCGAAATTCATACCTTCAAGGCCATcagagagttcacactggagaaaaaccataCAAGTGTGAGGAGTGTGGGAAGGGCTTCAGTCGGAGTTCACACCTTCAAGGCCATCAGAGAgtccacactggagaaaaaccatTCAAATGTGAGGAGTGTGGGAAGGGGTTCAGTTGGAGCTTTAATCTTCAAATTCATCAGAGGGTTCACACAGGGgaaaaaccctataaatgtgaagaatgtggtaaAGGCTTCAGTAAGGCCTCAACACTTTTGGCCCATCAGAGGGTCCACACGGGAGAGAAGCCATACCAATGTGATGAGTGTGGTAAGAGTTTCAGTCAGAGATCATACCTTCAAAGTCATCAGAGTGTCCATTCTGGAGAAAGACCATATATATGTGAGGTATGTGGAAAGGGCTTCAGTCAGAGAGCATATCTTCAAGGTCATCAGAGAGTCCACACTAGAGTGAAACCGTATAAGTGTGAGATGTGTGGGAAGGGCTTTAGTCAGAGTTCACGCCTTGAAGCACATCGGAGGGTTCACACAGGAGggaaaccatacaaatgtgagGTGTGTACAAAGGGTTTCAGTGAGAGCTCACGCCTTCAAGCACACCAAAGGGTTCATGCAGAAGGGAGACCCTATAAATGTGAACAGTGTGGTAAGGGTTTCAGTGGGTATTCAAGTCTTCAAGCCCATCACAGAGtccacactggggagaaaccatacaaatgtgagGTATGTGGAAAGGGCTTCAGTCAGAGATCAAATCTTCAGGCTCATCAGAGAgtccacacaggagagaaaccatacaaatgtgaTGCATGTGGTAAGGGTTTCCGTTGGAGCTCAGGTCTTCTGATTCATCAAAGAGTCCATACTAGTGATAAATTCTATAGAAGTGAAGACTTTGGTAAGGACTACCCTTCATCAGAGAATCTACACAGAAATGaagattctgttttgttttga